The following coding sequences lie in one Amycolatopsis cihanbeyliensis genomic window:
- a CDS encoding trans-sulfuration enzyme family protein — MTATETTVEQHPATRAVHVSAPRPEHSQPLSVPIYQAANFAFEDPDALADSMERPDGPFVYSRYGNPTIRALERAVADLEGGVAAIATASGMGAINSVLLATLNAGDHVIAQDCLYGGTYASLRDLAARFGVEVTFVPGDDPAEVAAAVRPNSRMLYLETIANPVTKVVDLPAFLAAGERAGLMTIVDNTFATPLLCQPIRLGADAVVHSATKYLGGHSDVIGGIVVLAEEQRYRHTWHHAMELGACADPFAAWLTIRGLHTLPLRIREQCANARVLADRLAGHPAVESVRWPGRIDHPDHQVAARHLADYGAIVAFELAGGREAGHALGKRVRLAKLAGSLGGVETTLLHPASTSHRQLDPEALRAAGIGEGTVRLSVGVEHVEDLWADLARALPR; from the coding sequence ATGACCGCTACCGAAACCACTGTCGAGCAGCACCCGGCCACCAGGGCCGTACACGTATCCGCACCCCGACCGGAGCACTCCCAGCCCCTCAGCGTGCCGATCTACCAGGCCGCCAACTTCGCCTTCGAGGACCCGGACGCCCTCGCCGATTCGATGGAGCGGCCGGACGGCCCGTTCGTCTACAGCCGCTACGGCAACCCGACCATCCGGGCCCTGGAGCGAGCGGTGGCCGATCTCGAGGGCGGGGTGGCCGCCATCGCCACGGCCTCCGGTATGGGCGCGATCAACTCGGTGCTGCTGGCCACGCTCAACGCGGGTGATCACGTGATCGCCCAGGACTGCCTCTACGGCGGCACCTACGCCAGCCTGCGCGACCTCGCCGCCCGCTTCGGGGTAGAGGTGACCTTCGTGCCCGGTGACGACCCCGCCGAGGTGGCCGCGGCGGTGCGCCCGAACTCGCGCATGCTCTACCTGGAGACCATCGCGAACCCGGTGACGAAGGTGGTCGACCTGCCGGCGTTCCTCGCCGCAGGCGAGCGGGCCGGCCTGATGACGATTGTGGACAACACCTTCGCCACACCGCTGCTGTGCCAACCCATCCGGCTCGGCGCCGACGCCGTCGTGCACTCGGCCACGAAGTACCTCGGTGGGCACTCCGACGTGATCGGCGGGATTGTCGTCCTCGCCGAGGAGCAGCGGTACCGGCACACCTGGCACCACGCCATGGAGCTCGGTGCCTGCGCCGACCCGTTCGCGGCCTGGCTGACCATCCGCGGGCTGCACACCCTGCCACTGCGAATCCGGGAGCAGTGCGCGAACGCCCGCGTGCTGGCCGACCGGCTGGCCGGGCATCCCGCGGTGGAGTCGGTTCGCTGGCCGGGCCGGATCGACCACCCCGACCACCAGGTCGCCGCCCGGCATCTCGCGGACTACGGCGCGATCGTGGCCTTCGAGCTGGCCGGTGGACGGGAAGCCGGGCACGCGCTGGGCAAGCGGGTGCGGCTGGCGAAGCTGGCCGGTTCACTGGGCGGGGTGGAGACCACGTTGCTGCACCCGGCGAGCACCTCACACCGCCAGCTGGATCCGGAGGCGTTGCGGGCGGCCGGCATCGGCGAGGGCACGGTGCGCCTCTCGGTGGGCGTCGAGCACGTCGAGGACCTGTGGGCCGACCTGGCGCGGGCG
- a CDS encoding PLP-dependent aminotransferase family protein: MTKPIPWPVERLVAQLGRWSTSRGPLYLLLAERLRELIDSGQLPPRAALPPDRVLAEQLAVGRSTVVAAYDHLRAERKLERQQGRGTWVASAVLSGVQPSAVGTANPLFLNYLEPADTATPLACAAPSGPPPELIDAYRRALATLPGPDGGDIGYHPLGHPALRMGLARRYTEHGLPTGPEQILVTTGGQQALALIARLFLGPGDPVLVQGPTYPGALEVFRDAAAVIRSVTTTVDGVDPTQWTATLDSTRPRLAYLNPTNHNPTGGTLPVLARRRLVEVTVARGIPLIADTVLDGLSFRDTEPPGLAELVDTGTVLTVGSFSKTVWGGVRTGWIRGATEDIARLSRIKTVHDLGSAVLEQLALAELLPRLDAVAAARVTRLRQRHDQLCARLRDALPDWRFEPAGGGQCLWVRLPCGDASAFAQVALRHGVTVLPGTALDATGGSTEYLRIPFTAPVAELTESVRRLALAWPAYQRTGQAPAAVHALVV; the protein is encoded by the coding sequence ATGACCAAGCCAATACCCTGGCCGGTGGAGCGACTCGTCGCGCAGCTCGGCCGCTGGTCCACCAGCCGCGGGCCGCTGTACCTGCTGCTGGCCGAGCGGCTGCGCGAGCTGATCGACTCCGGGCAGCTGCCGCCGCGCGCCGCGCTGCCACCCGACCGGGTACTGGCCGAGCAGCTCGCTGTCGGGCGGAGCACCGTGGTCGCCGCGTACGACCATCTCCGGGCCGAGCGCAAGCTGGAACGGCAGCAGGGCCGGGGCACCTGGGTGGCGTCCGCCGTGCTGTCCGGGGTGCAGCCCAGCGCGGTGGGCACGGCGAACCCGTTGTTCCTCAACTACCTCGAGCCCGCGGACACGGCGACGCCGCTGGCCTGTGCCGCACCCTCCGGCCCGCCGCCGGAGCTGATCGATGCCTACCGGCGCGCGCTGGCGACGCTGCCCGGGCCGGACGGCGGCGACATCGGGTACCACCCGCTCGGGCATCCGGCGCTGCGCATGGGGTTGGCCAGGCGCTACACCGAGCACGGCCTGCCGACCGGACCGGAACAGATCCTGGTCACCACCGGCGGGCAGCAGGCGCTCGCGCTGATCGCCCGGTTGTTCCTCGGTCCGGGTGACCCGGTGCTGGTGCAGGGCCCGACCTATCCCGGGGCACTGGAGGTGTTCCGGGATGCCGCGGCGGTGATCAGATCTGTTACAACCACTGTGGACGGTGTCGATCCAACACAGTGGACAGCCACACTGGACTCGACGAGGCCCCGGCTGGCCTACCTGAACCCGACCAACCACAACCCCACCGGCGGCACGCTGCCCGTGCTGGCGCGGCGCAGGCTGGTGGAGGTGACCGTGGCCCGCGGAATCCCGCTGATCGCGGACACCGTGCTGGACGGGCTGTCCTTCAGGGACACCGAGCCGCCGGGGCTCGCCGAGCTGGTCGACACCGGTACGGTGCTCACGGTCGGTTCGTTCAGCAAGACCGTATGGGGCGGGGTGCGGACCGGTTGGATCCGGGGGGCGACCGAGGACATCGCGCGGCTGTCCCGGATCAAGACGGTCCACGACCTCGGCAGCGCCGTGCTCGAGCAACTCGCGCTGGCCGAGCTGCTCCCCCGGCTCGACGCCGTCGCCGCGGCCAGGGTGACGCGGCTGCGGCAGCGGCACGACCAGCTGTGCGCCCGGCTGCGCGACGCGCTGCCGGACTGGCGGTTCGAGCCTGCCGGCGGCGGTCAGTGCCTGTGGGTGCGGCTGCCCTGCGGCGACGCCTCCGCGTTCGCCCAGGTGGCGCTGCGGCACGGGGTCACCGTGCTACCCGGTACCGCGCTGGATGCCACCGGCGGCAGCACCGAGTACCTGCGCATCCCGTTCACCGCACCGGTCGCGGAACTCACCGAGAGCGTACGCAGGCTCGCGCTGGCCTGGCCCGCCTACCAGCGGACCGGACAGGCACCCGCCGCGGTGCACGCACTGGTGGTCTGA
- a CDS encoding BTAD domain-containing putative transcriptional regulator, producing MALTTFDHDSRTEALTARERDVLQAVGRGLTVAEAATELAMSEVSVEGHLRGILLRLGLAVTPSAPPAPGPPLRLRVLGPLRAWRGEVPLNLGPVRQQALLAALVLRRDVTVSRRELLDGVWGMEPPVANVVPVYVYRLRTCLGAGDGRRDSVIGSDRGGYRFAGGGVWLDSTRVEEIAAEAGAAKRAGDLAAAVGGYAGALELFRGEPLAGLPGPFAEGERRRLTERRTALLQEKLDGQLRLGRHPEVIGELSALTSAHPYSEPLAALLMRALHSSGRRADALGAFARLRHRLADDLGVEPSDVAHRAHQAVLRGDV from the coding sequence GTGGCGCTGACCACATTCGACCACGACTCGCGCACCGAGGCGCTCACCGCTCGCGAGCGGGATGTGCTGCAGGCCGTCGGCCGTGGCTTGACCGTCGCCGAGGCCGCCACCGAGCTGGCCATGTCCGAGGTCTCGGTGGAAGGCCACCTCAGGGGGATCCTCCTCAGGCTCGGGCTGGCGGTCACGCCGAGTGCGCCTCCGGCACCCGGCCCGCCACTTCGGCTGAGAGTGCTCGGTCCGCTGCGGGCGTGGCGTGGCGAGGTGCCGCTGAACCTCGGGCCGGTGCGGCAGCAGGCGTTGCTGGCAGCGTTGGTACTGCGCCGTGACGTGACGGTCAGCAGGCGGGAGCTGCTCGATGGCGTGTGGGGGATGGAGCCTCCGGTCGCGAACGTGGTGCCGGTGTACGTGTACCGGCTTCGCACGTGCCTGGGGGCCGGCGACGGACGGCGCGATTCGGTGATCGGCAGTGACCGCGGCGGCTACCGGTTCGCCGGTGGTGGGGTGTGGTTGGACTCGACTCGGGTGGAGGAGATCGCCGCCGAGGCGGGCGCGGCCAAGCGCGCTGGCGACCTGGCCGCCGCGGTCGGCGGGTACGCCGGCGCACTGGAGTTGTTCCGGGGCGAGCCGCTGGCCGGCCTGCCAGGGCCGTTCGCGGAAGGGGAACGGCGACGGCTGACCGAACGCAGGACGGCATTACTGCAGGAGAAGCTGGACGGGCAACTGCGGCTGGGCAGGCACCCCGAGGTGATCGGCGAGCTGTCCGCGTTGACCTCGGCGCACCCGTACAGCGAGCCGCTGGCCGCGCTGCTGATGCGCGCCCTGCACAGCAGCGGAAGGCGGGCCGACGCCCTCGGCGCGTTCGCTCGGTTGCGCCACCGGTTGGCGGACGACCTCGGGGTGGAGCCGAGCGACGTGGCGCACCGCGCGCACCAGGCGGTGTTACGCGGGGACGTATGA
- a CDS encoding DUF1801 domain-containing protein, whose product MTDRTKDDTGPKLLSGGNPQVPKGEGNGPVQDYIAAMPGWKRDVGQRLDKLIVRTVPHVHKAVKWNQPFYGLKGEGWFLSFRCYTNYVQLQFFRGTSLDPIPPKASKHDEVRYLDLYEDDEPDGDRLRSWIEQASNLPGEKI is encoded by the coding sequence ATGACCGATCGCACGAAAGACGACACGGGACCGAAGCTGCTCTCGGGCGGCAACCCGCAGGTCCCGAAGGGTGAGGGGAACGGCCCGGTGCAGGATTACATCGCCGCCATGCCCGGCTGGAAACGAGATGTCGGGCAACGCCTCGATAAGCTGATCGTGCGCACGGTCCCCCACGTACACAAGGCCGTGAAATGGAACCAACCGTTCTACGGCCTCAAGGGCGAGGGCTGGTTCCTGTCCTTCCGTTGTTACACGAACTACGTGCAGCTGCAGTTCTTCCGAGGAACATCGCTCGATCCCATACCGCCGAAGGCGTCCAAGCACGACGAGGTGCGCTACCTCGACCTCTATGAGGACGACGAACCGGACGGGGACCGACTCCGATCCTGGATCGAGCAGGCCAGCAACCTTCCGGGCGAAAAGATCTGA
- a CDS encoding S1 family peptidase, whose amino-acid sequence MADIIGGDPFTFGSQGDQGRCSIGFSATRPGGSAHFVTAGHCTTSGGSARDIDGRRIGSVGASVFDTAGDFGLVDVTDPGSRLTPLVNRQDGTAIEVSGSARAPVGASICRSGSTTGFFCGEVVAFDQTVNYGNGDIVRGLTQTTVCAEPGDSGGAFVSGTQAQGMTSGGSGDCTRGGVTFFQPVNEALRALDLTLVTGSSARNQLGRVRPDQWVVRNGR is encoded by the coding sequence TCATCGGCGGTGACCCGTTCACCTTCGGCTCCCAGGGCGACCAGGGCCGTTGCTCGATCGGCTTCTCCGCGACCCGCCCCGGTGGCAGCGCGCACTTCGTGACCGCGGGGCACTGCACCACCTCCGGTGGCAGCGCGCGGGACATCGACGGCCGGCGAATCGGCTCGGTCGGCGCGAGCGTGTTCGACACGGCGGGCGACTTCGGGCTGGTGGACGTGACCGACCCCGGATCCCGGCTGACCCCGCTGGTCAACCGGCAGGATGGGACGGCGATCGAGGTGAGTGGTTCGGCCAGGGCGCCGGTCGGCGCCTCGATCTGCCGTTCCGGTTCCACCACGGGGTTCTTCTGTGGCGAGGTGGTCGCGTTCGACCAGACGGTGAACTACGGGAACGGGGACATCGTGCGTGGCCTGACCCAGACCACCGTCTGCGCCGAGCCGGGCGACTCCGGCGGTGCGTTCGTCAGCGGTACTCAGGCTCAGGGCATGACGTCCGGTGGATCGGGCGACTGCACCCGAGGCGGGGTGACCTTCTTCCAACCGGTGAACGAGGCGTTGCGAGCGTTGGACCTGACCCTGGTCACCGGAAGCTCCGCGCGGAACCAGCTCGGCCGCGTGCGGCCGGACCAGTGGGTGGTCCGAAACGGACGATAG